One stretch of Mobula birostris isolate sMobBir1 chromosome 5, sMobBir1.hap1, whole genome shotgun sequence DNA includes these proteins:
- the LOC140197670 gene encoding hsp90 co-chaperone Cdc37-like 1 isoform X2, which produces MMEYRAGFPGAASDNDGEEEGEGGEKYRLLPGVAWRSQVYSGGVESVCHKEQELMKKTVECRWRLAEAQQRLCNLELHNSESLEQERAKAQTEYWELKKKEDEWRQKEEELIWNERMSSWNIDTVSKESVINKSTKCKEVEEDKYGKNATFAQKYEQQIRHFGMLKRWIDSQRYLSDHPHLVCQETANYLVKWCFHLKEEEKQALMEQVAHQAVVMQFIIELGRSLQQDPRGCFRQFFEKARIAEEGYMDAFNAELAAFIQRVREFADTVPLQKAAQHQNHLDAHGRCPVEVFESLPQELKWCFQLQDVHILQNVLSNMNPQVAEQYLQHYIDAGLRIYSTQEAKEERNEEPRMDIS; this is translated from the exons ATGATGGAGTACCGGGCTGGTTTTCCCGGCGCCGCTTCCGATAACGACGGCGAGGAGGAAGGCGAGGGCGGAGAAAAATATAGACTCCTCCCTGGGGTAGCGTGGCGGAGCCAG GTGTACAGTGGTGGTGTGGAGAGTGTTTGTCACAAGGAGCAGGAGTTGATGAAGAAGACAGTGGAGTGCAGGTGGAGGCTGGCTGAAGCGCAGCAGAGACTTTGCAATTTGGAGCTGCACAACTCTGAGTCTTTGGAACAAGAGCGTGCCAAAGCACAGACTGAATACTGGGAGCTGAAAAAGAAAGAGGATGAATGGAGGCAAAAGGAAGAAGAGCTGATCTGGAATGAGAGGATGAGTTCATGGAATATTGATACAGTCAGTAAAGAG AGTGTGATCAACAAAAGTACAAAATGCAAAGAAGTAGAGGAAGACAAATATGGAAAAAATGCAACGTTTGCACAGAAATACGAACAACAGATCAGGCACTTTG GCATGTTGAAGCGTTGGATTGACAGTCAGAGATACTTGTCAGATCACCCCCACCTAGTTTGTCAAGAAACTGCTAATTATTTGGTAAAGTGGTGCTTTCATTTAAAAGAGGAGGAG AAACAAGCACTAATGGAACAGGTGGCACATCAGGCTGTCGTTATGCAGTTCATTATAGAACTGGGCAGAAGCCTTCAACAGGATCCCCGGGGCTGCTTCCGACAGTTTTTTGAGAAAGCAAGG ATAGCCGAAGAGGGATACATGGACGCCTTTAACGCTGAACTAGCAGCATTCATCCAGCGGGTACGAGAATTTGCAGATACGGTGCCACTACAGAAAGCAGCCCAACACCAGAATCACTTGGATGCTCATGGTCGGTGTCCTGTGGAGGTGTTCGAGTCTTTGCCACAG GAGCTCAAATGGTGTTTCCAGTTGCAAGATGTCCACATTCTCCAGAATGTGCTTAGCAACATGAACCCTCAG GTTGCTGAACAATACTTGCAGCACTATATTGATGCTGGACTAAGGATCTACAGTACTCAAGAAGCCAAAGAGGAAAGAAATGAGGAGCCTAGAATGGACATATCATAA
- the LOC140197670 gene encoding hsp90 co-chaperone Cdc37-like 1 isoform X1, translating to MMEYRAGFPGAASDNDGEEEGEGGEKYRLLPGVAWRSQVYSGGVESVCHKEQELMKKTVECRWRLAEAQQRLCNLELHNSESLEQERAKAQTEYWELKKKEDEWRQKEEELIWNERMSSWNIDTVSKEVFNKSVINKSTKCKEVEEDKYGKNATFAQKYEQQIRHFGMLKRWIDSQRYLSDHPHLVCQETANYLVKWCFHLKEEEKQALMEQVAHQAVVMQFIIELGRSLQQDPRGCFRQFFEKARIAEEGYMDAFNAELAAFIQRVREFADTVPLQKAAQHQNHLDAHGRCPVEVFESLPQELKWCFQLQDVHILQNVLSNMNPQVAEQYLQHYIDAGLRIYSTQEAKEERNEEPRMDIS from the exons ATGATGGAGTACCGGGCTGGTTTTCCCGGCGCCGCTTCCGATAACGACGGCGAGGAGGAAGGCGAGGGCGGAGAAAAATATAGACTCCTCCCTGGGGTAGCGTGGCGGAGCCAG GTGTACAGTGGTGGTGTGGAGAGTGTTTGTCACAAGGAGCAGGAGTTGATGAAGAAGACAGTGGAGTGCAGGTGGAGGCTGGCTGAAGCGCAGCAGAGACTTTGCAATTTGGAGCTGCACAACTCTGAGTCTTTGGAACAAGAGCGTGCCAAAGCACAGACTGAATACTGGGAGCTGAAAAAGAAAGAGGATGAATGGAGGCAAAAGGAAGAAGAGCTGATCTGGAATGAGAGGATGAGTTCATGGAATATTGATACAGTCAGTAAAGAGGTATTTAATAAG AGTGTGATCAACAAAAGTACAAAATGCAAAGAAGTAGAGGAAGACAAATATGGAAAAAATGCAACGTTTGCACAGAAATACGAACAACAGATCAGGCACTTTG GCATGTTGAAGCGTTGGATTGACAGTCAGAGATACTTGTCAGATCACCCCCACCTAGTTTGTCAAGAAACTGCTAATTATTTGGTAAAGTGGTGCTTTCATTTAAAAGAGGAGGAG AAACAAGCACTAATGGAACAGGTGGCACATCAGGCTGTCGTTATGCAGTTCATTATAGAACTGGGCAGAAGCCTTCAACAGGATCCCCGGGGCTGCTTCCGACAGTTTTTTGAGAAAGCAAGG ATAGCCGAAGAGGGATACATGGACGCCTTTAACGCTGAACTAGCAGCATTCATCCAGCGGGTACGAGAATTTGCAGATACGGTGCCACTACAGAAAGCAGCCCAACACCAGAATCACTTGGATGCTCATGGTCGGTGTCCTGTGGAGGTGTTCGAGTCTTTGCCACAG GAGCTCAAATGGTGTTTCCAGTTGCAAGATGTCCACATTCTCCAGAATGTGCTTAGCAACATGAACCCTCAG GTTGCTGAACAATACTTGCAGCACTATATTGATGCTGGACTAAGGATCTACAGTACTCAAGAAGCCAAAGAGGAAAGAAATGAGGAGCCTAGAATGGACATATCATAA
- the LOC140197670 gene encoding hsp90 co-chaperone Cdc37-like 1 isoform X3 — protein sequence MMEYRAGFPGAASDNDGEEEGEGGEKYRLLPGVAWRSQVYSGGVESVCHKEQELMKKTVECRWRLAEAQQRLCNLELHNSESLEQERAKAQTEYWELKKKEDEWRQKEEELIWNERMSSWNIDTVSKEVFNKSVINKSTKCKEVEEDKYGKNATFAQKYEQQIRHFGMLKRWIDSQRYLSDHPHLVCQETANYLVKWCFHLKEEEKQALMEQVAHQAVVMQFIIELGRSLQQDPRGCFRQFFEKARIAEEGYMDAFNAELAAFIQRVREFADTVPLQKAAQHQNHLDAHGRCPVEVFESLPQVAEQYLQHYIDAGLRIYSTQEAKEERNEEPRMDIS from the exons ATGATGGAGTACCGGGCTGGTTTTCCCGGCGCCGCTTCCGATAACGACGGCGAGGAGGAAGGCGAGGGCGGAGAAAAATATAGACTCCTCCCTGGGGTAGCGTGGCGGAGCCAG GTGTACAGTGGTGGTGTGGAGAGTGTTTGTCACAAGGAGCAGGAGTTGATGAAGAAGACAGTGGAGTGCAGGTGGAGGCTGGCTGAAGCGCAGCAGAGACTTTGCAATTTGGAGCTGCACAACTCTGAGTCTTTGGAACAAGAGCGTGCCAAAGCACAGACTGAATACTGGGAGCTGAAAAAGAAAGAGGATGAATGGAGGCAAAAGGAAGAAGAGCTGATCTGGAATGAGAGGATGAGTTCATGGAATATTGATACAGTCAGTAAAGAGGTATTTAATAAG AGTGTGATCAACAAAAGTACAAAATGCAAAGAAGTAGAGGAAGACAAATATGGAAAAAATGCAACGTTTGCACAGAAATACGAACAACAGATCAGGCACTTTG GCATGTTGAAGCGTTGGATTGACAGTCAGAGATACTTGTCAGATCACCCCCACCTAGTTTGTCAAGAAACTGCTAATTATTTGGTAAAGTGGTGCTTTCATTTAAAAGAGGAGGAG AAACAAGCACTAATGGAACAGGTGGCACATCAGGCTGTCGTTATGCAGTTCATTATAGAACTGGGCAGAAGCCTTCAACAGGATCCCCGGGGCTGCTTCCGACAGTTTTTTGAGAAAGCAAGG ATAGCCGAAGAGGGATACATGGACGCCTTTAACGCTGAACTAGCAGCATTCATCCAGCGGGTACGAGAATTTGCAGATACGGTGCCACTACAGAAAGCAGCCCAACACCAGAATCACTTGGATGCTCATGGTCGGTGTCCTGTGGAGGTGTTCGAGTCTTTGCCACAG GTTGCTGAACAATACTTGCAGCACTATATTGATGCTGGACTAAGGATCTACAGTACTCAAGAAGCCAAAGAGGAAAGAAATGAGGAGCCTAGAATGGACATATCATAA